CTACCGGCTTGCGCTACTGCATGGATTCTGATGGTATGGCTTTCGTGCCTTCGAAATAACCCACTAAATCTTTCTACTGAAGCGGCTCACTGGCTATGTATGCTGGTGAGCCGTTTTGTTTTTAAGGAAACCAAGCCGGCTTCATAATGGCTTGAGCTAAAAAGCAACGCACTTTCCGGCGGCTGCGTTGTAGCATAGCTACCCGCTTTCGGGCCGGCATTTGCCGCTACTTCCATGAAATACTCTCTTCCTTTTCTGCTGGCCGGGGGCTCCTCAGCGCCGGTCTGTTTACTGCGTGCACCACCACCGAAGAATCTACCGCCGAGCGGAATGCGGCTGCCCAGCCCCCCGCCCAGATTCAGACGGATGCCGACCGGCAGGCAGCCTACAACAGCAATGCCGGCTACGGCGGCTCCGTGCCCGATGCCACGCCCCGACGCGTGCCGGTAGGCGAGCAGGCCAGCGGCACCAACGCCCGCCAGCGCGTGGAGAATATTAACACCAACGCCCCCAATAATACCACGCCCGAAACCCGTATGCAGCGCCTCAAGCAAAGCCCCGTGGGCGATACGCTGCGCCCGCTCCCCAACTAGCACCACAAAAAACAGCCCGCCGCTTCCGGAAGGAAACGACGGGCTGTTTTACCGGGAGAGAAAATGAAAGGCTTACGCGTTGGTTGGCGCGTTGGTATCGGTTGCCGTATTAGGGCCATTGCTGCCACCCGTGTTGGCGGTAGTGGGGCGGCCCCGGCGAGTGGGGGCTGCGGCTGGTTTGGCCGCGGCCGGGCGGCCCCGGCGCGCCGGCGTTTCACTGGCACTGGCTTTGGCACTGGCGGCGGTAGTCCGGGAACGGCGCGGGGCAGTGTTTCGGGTGGCCGTAGTTGCCCGGGGGCTCTGGCCGGAAGAAGATTCCTCCGTGGCGCCCATATCCGTAGAAATACTGTCGGAAAAAGCTGGTGAGGCTGAGTCATAATGGCGCACAATGGTGTGCAGGGCCTGCTCAAACATCCGCTCAGTGTCCACATCCAGGCGGCGGGTTGCCTCGCGCACTACTTCCTTCAGCTTCTCTTTCGTTTCTTTGCGAATCTGTTTCACCATCTCATTCATTCGGTCATCCAGTTCCTTTTGCAACTGCTTGGCCGCTGCTTTCAGGGATTTCTTCTGTCCGGACTTTTTGTCGGCGCGGGCATCCGTCATAGAATCGGTAGCACGGGAGGCGGCTTTGGCTGCTTTCCGCTCTACTTTCAATGCCGGGTCTTTCTTGGCTTTTTTACCTGCTCGCCCTTTGTCTGCTTTTTTCATACCGGAAAAGAAGTTGATGGTGGATTTGTAGTGCAGTACGACAATTAATTACCGCCGTTGTGACGGAATTAAAAGTAATTGATTTAGTAACGGCACAAAGGATTTTTATCCTTTTTTAATTTTGCTTTTTCCGGCTCTTTTGCAGCCATTTTACATCGGTTTTTTACATCCATATCACGCTGGTATTTTCCTTGGCCCGTGATTTTTGTTTTGTCTCATGCAATCTGATCCTCAACGCTATACCGTTACTGCCGCGCTGCCTTATGCCAATGGCCCCGTGCACATCGGACACCTGGCGGGCGTGTATTTACCGGCTGATATTTATGTGCGCTATCTACGCGCCAACGGACGGGACGTAAAGTTTATTTGTGGTTCCGATGAGCATGGCGTACCCATAACCATTCGGGCGCAGAAAGAAGGGGTTACGCCCCAGCAAGTGGTCGATAAATACCACGCTATTATTCGGGACTCTTTCCAGGAATTTGGAGTTTCATTCGATATTTATTCGCGCACCTCTTCCCAAACGCACAGCGAAGTAGCCAGCGGCTTTTTCAAAAAGCTGTACGACGAAGGAAAATTTATTGAGCAGGTTTCCGAGCAGTATTACGATGAAAAAGCCGGTCAATTTCTGGCCGACCGCTACATTGTAGGCACCTGCCCTAATTGCGGCAACGACAACGCCTACGGCGACCAGTGCGAGAAATGCGGCACTTCGCTCAGTCCTACGGAGCTTATTTCGCCGCGCAGCATGCTCTCCGGCAACCAGCCGGTACTGCGCGAAACCAAGCATTGGTATTTACCGCTGGACCAATACGAGCCCTGGCTGCGCGAGTGGATTGTGGAAGGCCACAAGCACGACTGGAAAACCAACGTGTACGGGCAGTGTAAATCCTGGATCGACCAGGGCCTGCACCCCCGCGCCGTAACCCGCGACCTGGACTGGGGTGTGCCCGTGCCGGTGCCCGGCGCCGAAGGCAAAGTACTGTATGTATGGTTTGATGCCCCCATCGGCTACATATCCGCCACCAAGGATTTACTGCCCGATACCTGGGAAACTTACTGGAAAGATAAAGGCACCAAGCTGGTGCATTTTATTGGCAAGGATAACATTGTATTCCACTGCATTATTTTCCCGGCCATGCTAAAGGCGCACGGGGAGTATATTCTGCCAGATAATGTGCCCGCCAATGAATTTCTGAACCTGGAAGGCGACAAAATTTCCACCTCCCGCAACTGGGCCGTGTGGCTGCACGAATACCTGCAGGATTTCCCTGGCAAAGCCGATGTACTGCGCTACGTACTGTGCGCCAATGCCCCGGAAACCAAGGATAATGACTTTACCTGGAAGGATTTTCAAGCGCGCAATAACAACGAGCTGGTAGCCAATCTGGGTAATTTTATTAACCGTGCCGTGGTACTCACGCATAAGTTTTTCGGGGGTAAAGTACCCGCTGCCGGCGCCTTTACCGCGCAGGACGAAGAAGTGCTGCAGCACCTGGCGGAATTCCCCAAGCGCATCGGTGATTTAATTGAAAATTACCGCTTCCGCGACGCGCTGAATGAGCTGATGAACCTGACGCGCGCCGGCAATAAATACCTCGCCGATACAGAGCCCTGGAAGCTCATTAAAACCGACGAAGCCCGCACTGGTACGGTGCTGCACGTAGCCCTGCAACTAGCCGCCAGCCTGGTTACGCTGCTGGAGCCCTTCTTGCCGGAGTCGGCCAGCAGACTGGGCCGTATGCTGGGCCACGAGCAGGGCACTTGGCAGGCTGCCGGCCGGGCCAACGCGCTGCCCGCCGGGCACCAGATTGGGGAAGCCGCGCTGCTTTTCGATAAAATAGAAGATGCTACCGTGGAAGCGCAGGTGCAAAAACTGCTCGATACCAAACAGGCCAACGAATTAGCTAACGCCGTAGCCGCCCCCGCCAAGCCCGATATCAGCTTCGAGGAATTCCAGACCATGGATTTGCGCGTGGGCACTATTC
The Hymenobacter sp. DG25B genome window above contains:
- the metG gene encoding methionine--tRNA ligase, producing MQSDPQRYTVTAALPYANGPVHIGHLAGVYLPADIYVRYLRANGRDVKFICGSDEHGVPITIRAQKEGVTPQQVVDKYHAIIRDSFQEFGVSFDIYSRTSSQTHSEVASGFFKKLYDEGKFIEQVSEQYYDEKAGQFLADRYIVGTCPNCGNDNAYGDQCEKCGTSLSPTELISPRSMLSGNQPVLRETKHWYLPLDQYEPWLREWIVEGHKHDWKTNVYGQCKSWIDQGLHPRAVTRDLDWGVPVPVPGAEGKVLYVWFDAPIGYISATKDLLPDTWETYWKDKGTKLVHFIGKDNIVFHCIIFPAMLKAHGEYILPDNVPANEFLNLEGDKISTSRNWAVWLHEYLQDFPGKADVLRYVLCANAPETKDNDFTWKDFQARNNNELVANLGNFINRAVVLTHKFFGGKVPAAGAFTAQDEEVLQHLAEFPKRIGDLIENYRFRDALNELMNLTRAGNKYLADTEPWKLIKTDEARTGTVLHVALQLAASLVTLLEPFLPESASRLGRMLGHEQGTWQAAGRANALPAGHQIGEAALLFDKIEDATVEAQVQKLLDTKQANELANAVAAPAKPDISFEEFQTMDLRVGTILSAEKVAKTKKLLKLSVDLGFEEPRTIVSGIAEHFVAEALVGQQVQVLLNLAPREIKGIQSQGMLLMAENADGSLSLMQPSSHVRPGSGIA